One genomic window of Quercus lobata isolate SW786 chromosome 9, ValleyOak3.0 Primary Assembly, whole genome shotgun sequence includes the following:
- the LOC115959759 gene encoding pentatricopeptide repeat-containing protein At1g03100, mitochondrial — MLSIRKLSNQITASSAVVCLLLAVSSSNVTQAVRCRPKACWCCSLVRHFGSSYLTCVDMPTVVLGLQNKFSHQPKSFTMMAGTMLVQARDPAKLSMEIQNAIDEGRFSDTWKLYEQHMQMAGFPRKSVVHKLITSFAESLDVQWLEKAYGLVEQAFEEGKQTLFEKEPLIYLSFCLAKSGLPVPASTILRKLVELEEYPPVTAWSAILAYMSQTAPGAYLATELILEIGYLFQDDRVDPRKKSNAPLISMKPTTTAVNIALAGCLLFGTTRKAEQLLDMIPRVGVKADANLLITMAHIYERNGRREELKRLQRYIDEAHNLSDIQFRQFYNCLLSCHLKFGDLDSASSMILEMLRKAKEARNSLAVATFVYDAAASGKKSPPSLASGPSLSQRQFEILEKNKLFQYEEFSKDRHFLKLEAEAKRVLGTLLAKLRMQVELITTEHGILQPTEIIYVKLVKAFLEVGKTKELAEFLIKTEKEDSPVSNDNSVLAHVINSCISLGWLDQAHDLIDEMRLAGVRTGSSVYSSLLKAYCKVNRAGEVASLLRDARKAGIQLDSSCYEALMQSRVLQKDTQGALHLFKEMKEAKIPRASHQGLEMLFKGCEEGGEAGLMAKLLQEIKEGQKIDSGVHDWNNVIHFFCKKRLMQDAEKALNKMRSLGHAPNAQTFHSMVTGYAAIGGKYVEVTELWGEMKSLASSTSMKFDQELLDSVLYTFVRGGFFFRANEVVEMMEKGNMFVDKYKYRTLFLKYHKTLYKGKTPKVQTEAQFKKREAGLTFKKWVGLC; from the coding sequence ATGCTATCCATAAGAAAACTTAGCAATCAGATCACTGCAAGTTCTGCTGTTGTATGTCTCTTACTTGCTGTGAGCAGTAGCAATGTAACTCAAGCAGTCAGATGCCGACCTAAAGCTTGTTGGTGTTGCAGTTTGGTCCGCCATTTTGGTAGCTCCTATTTGACCTGTGTGGACATGCCAACTGTTGTCTTGGGATTACAGAATAAATTTTCCCATCAACCAAAGTCTTTTACAATGATGGCTGGAACAATGTTGGTTCAGGCTCGAGACCCTGCTAAACTAAGTATGGAGATACAAAATGCAATTGATGAGGGTAGATTTAGTGATACATGGAAGTTATATGAACAGCACATGCAGATGGCAGGATTTCCTAGAAAATCTGTTGTGCACAAGCTCATAACCAGTTTTGCAGAAAGCCTTGATGTTCAATGGCTCGAGAAAGCTTATGGATTAGTAGAACAGGCTTTTGAGGAAGGTAAACAGACCTTATTCGAAAAGGAGCCACTAATATATCTCTCTTTTTGTCTTGCCAAATCTGGATTACCGGTTCCTGCATCAACAATATTAAGAAAGTTGGTGGAACTGGAAGAATATCCCCCTGTTACAGCTTGGTCTGCAATTTTGGCCTACATGTCACAAACGGCTCCTGGGGCTTACCTTGCTACAGAGTTGATTCTTGAGATAGGTTACTTGTTCCAAGATGATAGGGTAGATCCACGTAAAAAGAGCAATGCACCTTTGATTTCTATGAAACCTACTACTACTGCTGTCAACATTGCTTTGGCTGGGTGCCTTTTGTTTGGGACAACTAGGAAGGCAGAGCAGCTCCTTGACATGATACCTCGAGTTGGTGTCAAAGCCGATGCGAACTTGTTGATCACTATGGCACATATATATGAGAGAAATGGGCGAAGAGAAGAGCTAAAGAGGCTGCAAAGATATATTGATGAAGCTCATAACTTGAGTGATATTCAGTTTCGGcagttttataattgtttgctttcatgccacttaaaatttggtGATCTAGATTCTGCATCTAGCATGATTTTGGAAATGCTTCGAAAAGCAAAAGAAGCAAGAAATTCTCTTGCTGTAGCTACATTTGTATATGATGCTGCTGCAAGTGGAAAAAAATCTCCTCCTAGTTTGGCTTCAGGGCCAAGTTTGAGTCAGAGACAATTTGagattttggagaaaaataaattatttcaatatGAAGAGTTCTCCAAGGACCGACATTTCTTAAAACTTGAGGCTGAAGCAAAGCGAGTGCTTGGTACTTTGTTAGCTAAGTTGCGGATGCAAGTTGAATTAATTACTACTGAACATGGAATTCTTCAACCAACTGAAATAATTTATGTGAAATTAGTTAAGGCTTTTCTAGAAGTTGGCAAGACCAAGGAGTTGGCAGAATTTCTTATCAAGACGGAGAAGGAAGATTCCCCAGTTTCCAATGATAATTCAGTCTTGGCTCATGTTATCAACTCATGCATCTCTCTTGGGTGGTTGGATCAGGCACATGACCTTATTGATGAGATGCGTTTGGCTGGGGTTCGAACTGGTTCTTCTGTATATTCCTCCCTCTTGAAAGCGTATTGCAAGGTAAACCGGGCAGGGGAAGTAGCTTCACTTTTACGAGATGCTCGTAAGGCTGGGATTCAACTAGATTCCAGCTGTTATGAGGCATTGATGCAGTCTAGAGTGCTTCAAAAGGATACTCAGGGTGCCCTCCATCTATTCAAAGAGATGAAAGAGGCCAAAATACCACGCGCTAGCCATCAAGGTTTGGAGATGTTATTTAAGGGATGTGAAGAGGGTGGTGAGGCAGGGTTGATGGCAAAGCTTTTGCAGGAAATCAAGGAAGGGCAGAAAATTGATAGTGGAGTTCATGATTGGAACAATGTAATACACTTTTTTTGCAAGAAGAGGTTAATGCAGGATGCTGAGAAGGCTCTGAATAAGATGAGGAGTCTAGGGCATGCTCCAAATGCTCAAACTTTTCATTCCATGGTTACTGGGTACGCTGCTATTGGAGGAAAATATGTGGAGGTGACAGAGTTGTGGGGCGAGATGAAGAGTCTTGCTTCTTCTACCTCAATGAAGTTTGATCAGGAACTCCTGGATTCCGTACTTTATACATTTGTCAggggtggatttttttttcgaGCAAATGAAGTCGTGGAGATGATGGAAAAAGGGAACATGTTTGTTGATAAGTACAAATACCGAACTCTCTTCTTGAAGTACCATAAAACACTTTATAAGGGCAAAACTCCTAAAGTCCAGACAGAAGCCcaattcaaaaagagagaagcaGGATTGACTTTCAAGAAGTGGGT